Below is a window of Lebetimonas sp. JH292 DNA.
TGGAGGCAGAACACTGATAAGCGAAGTATTTTTAGATGATGAAAAGATGGAGAGTTTAATAAGTAAAGAACAAGAAAAAATAGATATAATGAATTATTTAAGAAGCAAAGGTTACCAGAACATGTTTTATGACGGACTGGTAAAAGCTCTAAAAGGAATTACTACATTAGAAGATATTTATAAGGTGGCAAAATTATGAAATATTTTAAAGCGAGATATATGTATAAAGGAGAAAAGGAAGATTTAATATTTAAAGCGTTAAACAAAGCGGAAGCTATAATTATGAAGTTCCTATGCCTTTTGATGAAAAAATAAAAATCTTCAAAGATATTGTTTTCAATAAAATTTTAAGAAGAAAATTAAATTATCCGGCTTACATAGGTTCAATAAGACAACTTTCTGTATTGATAAAAGCAGGGATTTCCCTTAAAGATGCCCTTGAAGATATATCCTCCCATACAAAAGATTCATTGATTTCTGAAATTTTTGCAAAAGCGGCAGAAGCCATAGACAGCGGTAAAGGGCTTTCAGAAGTATTTGAAGAATATGAAAATTATGTAGGTGGAATTTCCGTCGCTATGATAAGACTCGGTGAACAGACTGGAGATTTGGTGGCTGCCCTTGAATCTTTGGCCGGAATTTATGAAAATATGTATGAAAATAGAAGAAAAATGATAAAAGCCCTTCGTTATCCTGTTATTACCCTTATTGCAATAGCAGCAGCTTTTACATTTTCCCTTTGCCTACCAGAATATTGCTTTGGGCGGAGCATGTTTTATCAAATTACGGTTTTTATGTGCTGTTTGGATTTATCTTAATTCTGGTTTTGATTTCATTTTTGTATAAAACATCAATTAAATATAAATATAAAGTTGATAAAATTTTATTAAAAACATATTTAATAAAAGATGTTATTGAATATGCAACTTTAACAAGGGTTCTTAATACTTTGTCGTCTTTAATCAAAAGCGGTATTCCTTTGGTTGATGCTTTGAAAATTACCGAAGGCATCGTCGAAAATGAAATTATAAAAGAAAAACTAAGAGAAATTATTAAAGGTGTTAATCAGGGAAGAAGTTTTGCCGAAATGGTAAGTGAAACCAATTTTGTAAATTATGTAGCTCTTAGGATGATAAGTGCCGGTGAACAATCAGGAGAACTTGATAATATGCTTGAAAGTGCCGCAAAATATTATGCAGATAAATTCCAGGATATTGTTGATAATATGCAGGCATTAATTGAGCCAATAATGTTGGCCGTAATAGGTGCAATGGTGCTTTTCCTGGCACTTGGAATATTTTTGCCTATGTGGGATTTGGCGAGTGCGGCAAAAAAGGGAATGTAATTATTTTTCAAATTTTTCCAAATAATCATCCTCTTCATCTTTTTTTTTATTTATTTTGTAATTTTTATATCTCGGGTCGTTTTTTATTTTATCCCATTCTCTTTTTAATTTGTCATATTCTTTTTTTATATTTAAAATTGCGGCTGCAATTCCCCAAAAAACACCAAACCACAATAGCCATATTTGATGGAAAGTGTTTTTAAGCCATAATCCTATCCCAACTCCCATTAATACCGCAACAACTATAGAAATGCCCAAAGAAAGCTTTTCGGCACCTCTTACGGTTTTTCCCAGATTTCCTTTTTTTTGCATTAAATTTCTTTTGCAATTTGTTTGTAAGTTTTTATTGTGTTTTGTATATCTTCGTCATTCATAGGAGCACAGATAAAGCCTGTTTCATATGCGCTTGGTGCAAAATAAAAACCGTTTTTTAACATTTTATTATGAAATAATGCGTATCTTTTTGTATCACTTTCATTTACCTCATCAAAATTTTTTGGATTTTTAGAATTAAAGAAGAATCCGAACATACTGCCCATTACATTATAAGTAAATTCAATTCTGTTTTCTTTTGAAATTTCGGCAAATCCCTGCATTAATTTTTGCGCTTTTTTTTCTAAATCTTTATAAATTTCGGGATTAGATTTCAATTTTTTAAGTTGAGCAAGTCCTGCACTCATAGCCACTGGATTGCCTGAGAGTGTTCCTGCCTGATATATTGGGCCAACCGGACTTAGTTTTTCCATTATTTCTTTTTTACCTGCAAATGCCCCAACTGGCATTCCTCCACCTATTACTTTACCAAAAGTTACAATATCTGCTTCAATTCCGTATATATCAAAACTTCCTCTAAGAGATGCTCTAAATCCGCTCATTACTTCGTCAAAAATTAAAATTGCTCTGTAATGATTGCAAATCTCTCTGAGTTCACCTAAAAAGTCAGCGTCACCTGGTACCAAACTCATATTTCCGGCAATCGGTTCTATTATTACACATCCCACATTACCGTTTTGAAAACATTTTTTAACACTTTCAATATCATTATATTTCGCAAGAAGTGTATGTTTTGTAAAATCAGTCGGAACACCTGGAGAACTTGGTGTCCCGAATGTAGCGGCGCCGCTGCCGGCACTGACCAACAGTGAATCGCTGTGTCCGTGGTAACACCCTTCAAATTTTATAATATCGTCTTTTCCGCTGACACCCCTTGCCAGTCTTATGGCGCTCATTGTAGCTTCTGTGCCTGAGCTTACGA
It encodes the following:
- a CDS encoding type II secretion system F family protein produces the protein MPFDEKIKIFKDIVFNKILRRKLNYPAYIGSIRQLSVLIKAGISLKDALEDISSHTKDSLISEIFAKAAEAIDSGKGLSEVFEEYENYVGGISVAMIRLGEQTGDLVAALESLAGIYENMYENRRKMIKALRYPVITLIAIAAAFTFSLCLPEYCFGRSMFYQITVFMCCLDLS
- a CDS encoding type II secretion system F family protein is translated as MLFGFILILVLISFLYKTSIKYKYKVDKILLKTYLIKDVIEYATLTRVLNTLSSLIKSGIPLVDALKITEGIVENEIIKEKLREIIKGVNQGRSFAEMVSETNFVNYVALRMISAGEQSGELDNMLESAAKYYADKFQDIVDNMQALIEPIMLAVIGAMVLFLALGIFLPMWDLASAAKKGM
- a CDS encoding AtpZ/AtpI family protein → MQKKGNLGKTVRGAEKLSLGISIVVAVLMGVGIGLWLKNTFHQIWLLWFGVFWGIAAAILNIKKEYDKLKREWDKIKNDPRYKNYKINKKKDEEDDYLEKFEK
- the hemL gene encoding glutamate-1-semialdehyde 2,1-aminomutase, producing the protein MNLFQEAQKYIVGGVNSPVRAFKSVGGEPPFIEKGKGAYIYDTKGRKYLDFIQSWGPLIFGHCDKEIENAIIKAVKKGTSFGAPTKVEIDLAKEVLELFPHLDLIRFVSSGTEATMSAIRLARGVSGKDDIIKFEGCYHGHSDSLLVSAGSGAATFGTPSSPGVPTDFTKHTLLAKYNDIESVKKCFQNGNVGCVIIEPIAGNMSLVPGDADFLGELREICNHYRAILIFDEVMSGFRASLRGSFDIYGIEADIVTFGKVIGGGMPVGAFAGKKEIMEKLSPVGPIYQAGTLSGNPVAMSAGLAQLKKLKSNPEIYKDLEKKAQKLMQGFAEISKENRIEFTYNVMGSMFGFFFNSKNPKNFDEVNESDTKRYALFHNKMLKNGFYFAPSAYETGFICAPMNDEDIQNTIKTYKQIAKEI